DNA sequence from the Anguilla anguilla isolate fAngAng1 chromosome 4, fAngAng1.pri, whole genome shotgun sequence genome:
ACTGCTACGAATTTCCCACAGGGGAACAGCCAATGGCCCATGTAGACTTCTGATCAGATAGGAAATTAGCGCATTTTAGCCATTGCAGGGTCTCTAACTGCTAAAAGCTTGGATGGCTATTTTCGAACGTGTCAGAAGTCAACCCCAAATAGACACCTTGACGCTGAGCATACGTACTTCAGATAATTGCAAGCTACAACTTCAAGCCCCAACTTCACAATATGCTTCTGTAGCAGTCGAtccgccggagaggcggattggtctcggctgcgccggctggtggtgaaagcacacgcacctgggctgcgttagctaatcagtcTAGGTGCTTAcgggtgtgctgctctccacagttcgggactgagaccgggagctaacaccgagagcgCAGCTATGATTTTCGCTGTCGGTAGGTCAATCCTGACGCCTTACAGTCCTCTCTGTTCATTGTAGAAACTCAGTTTGAGgttggtgttttattttaatgttgaattTTCATGTGCGTGGCGATGCGCTTGTGCATTTGACACCATTGCGCGTGGGTCATGGTAGCTACGACGGTGGTGGTGTGTTGTGGTGCGATTATCAATTTTTGCTCCAACCCCATTCCATTCTACTTCAGTCAAAACCTCCTATGTTGGCGAAAAAATGCCTACCTTCACAGAACTGTAATATGACCTCGCATTTCGAAGCAGTGTAGCACCTCTGAGACTGGCTCATTTATGGGACATACTGTCAGCTCAATTATGCCTGAGATTGTAAGTAATGATCTGTCTGCGGCGTCGTACTTATCTTTCAATTTATAACTGCCATCCAGCTGCTCTTGAGTAACTGTTGATGCAGAGGACACAAAattaccctttttttttcttctgaggaAATAACTCATCATTTTGACGAATCACACAACTTCATGACAGAGTAAAATACCCATTTCTGTGTCCACAGTGATGGAATGAGATTACATAAAACTACTCTCTGAAAGGccagaggaaaaaagaagaagaaagtaaTTTCCGCTCTCGGCGTGTGAAGCAGGGTGTGCTGTTAGGGGAGCCCATCCATCACCATCAGCGCGTCTgaatcttcctcttcctcgcccGCTCTctaaaccccctccctccctccctccctccccccggtCACGCTCCAACGCCCTCATTAAATTCCAGGTGAGAAGCCGCTTCTGAAATGTCAATAAAGGCAGTATGTTTACGGATACATTTTCAGGAGGCCTATGAAAAGAATTTTTCTCAGCCGAATGCTatattgtagaaaaaaaaaatcacaagtctggccagggaaatttttttttaaacattagtCAACAGCCATAGCTTCAATATGGTCAGTTACAGGGTATATCTATAACAATTAAACAGATAAATCCCAatgtagaaaaataataaataataatgcatacaAACTATAATGAATGTCAAAACGGTTATGTTTATATATACGTAGCACAAGTCATATGtaatgatattatttttttgtaacttgGTCATCTGGGTTTGTATTTATAGTGATTTGCTTTAAATTTTAGTGTTAGAATATATATAGAGCCTCACACCCATTCGactgacaattaaaaaaaaaaaatcaatctatGTTTGAAAAACATAAACTCAACCAATTGATAAGGACTGCtcttgtatttatatttactatGATCTGAATAGTGCTCCTCTTGCCCattgcacgctgggataggctccagtaccccctGCGAccttgcccaggataagcgggtatagataatggatggatggatgaaccGTGCTGTTTCGtccaaaaaacagacaaatgtcTTGTGCCTAGAACACAAACATCCTACAGCATTTAGCAGGGATCAAATCACCCAATGCTTTTCATGGACTATTTGACAAATGTCTGagtgttttacagtgaaatctatgtgggaaaaaaaatcgtCTTTCATTCAAGCAGGGAGGCGATAATGGGACTTAAACAGATGGAGCTGGAACAGCATCGGTCCCTCTTGTGGCTGCAGAGCACTAATCAATGGggcttaaagccatttagcttGTGTTTTCTTACATTATCACGCTCTGTCGATGCTTTGGGTTTACATGAGGATCCCAGTGAAGCATCAGTGTTACTCTTTCTCTCGCACCCTTATCCTGGCGTCTGCATTCTTTATCTGAAGTAGACGTGGACTCTCGCCGTGAATCAAAACGCGAGCCGAACGAAGGCGGCAAATACGATAAAACGGACGCGCCGACGCCTTCCCCCAAATCCGGCCTATTCATCGAGCGTTTCCGGAAGAGCGTTTGGGggagcagtgacatcacaaaggttaaaggtcagcgcatacacacacacacacagatgagtcACCCGACTGATCGTCTCATCCTGGCACAGTGAGCTGAATCAACTGCGTCACTGATCGTCtctcattgtgacatcacagctctcTCAGGAAGTCACGCCCCAGGGTCACATGACTCCAATGGGTGGAACTGAATTGAAAGGGGTGTGTTTATAGAGTCCAGCTGACTTGCAGCCAGCGCTAGTGCTTCCCTCCCGCGGCTATGGTTTTGCCCAGGATGGCGCGGAGAGCACCCTTAGCTGTAGTGCAGCTGTAATCCGATTCATCACGACTCTGTAATCCTCTGTGAACAAGGTATCGCGACCTCTGCGACCCTGCAATCAATGAATCCATTACACTCTGTCTAGTGTATCACCCAGTGCAGTCGAATGGCTGGGGAACGCcaacacagaaaatatattgGAAAATAAGCcatatatcaaaaaaaaaaaaaaatagtgactCCAGGGCATGAAATAAATTCTGCAGTACGTGTTGAAAATCATGGAACACACCAGCGAGATTTTCAGTTTCctgatatttattattttatcattattattatttaatgtttaaactacattgatttttaaaaaaagttatcaaaaatAGACTTTTACAGCTGTGTGGTTGCTGCTATCAAGATTGGGGATAACATTCCTTTATATCAGTTCATCTTGGCCGTAGTAGTAAGGGATTCTTGACAGCTCTATATGTTCAATTGTGTTGGTTATACTTGGGAAAACACTCACGGGCGTATGGGATTCTAAGAGAAGGATGATTACCATTTACCGTTTCATTGGTACGATTATAATCAGTATTCGCAAAACCACTGGCCTGTCAGGTCCAAGAAATGAGAGACCTAAAGATCAGCAGAATCGAGCGACGAACGGGAAGTGAACAAGTCAAAATCCAACACAGAATTCCTCAGGCAAAAACGTACCAGAAGgtgtacaatataaaaaatacaccGCAAATCATTAAAAAGCATTACTTTTGCAGCTACGCTGCAGCTACGCTAGACTAACCTGTGCTAAAAGTCAAAGGTGTTGACACTGTTGAATGGCAGCACAGTGTAGAGTCTCTGAATGCTGAAACGAGCATTTCTCATTggagcactgagcactgagaaAGGAGACAGGCACAAAAAAAGGCCTTGTGTGAACGTCCGAGCAGGCCCTGTGCAGTACGCGACCTCTCTGTAACGTCATCTTGACTGTCACAGCGTAAATGTTATCATCGTTATCTAATGATAATATCCCACAGCACGTCTCAGAGGAGCAAAGAGACAAATGGGTTCGCCGGCGCTGTCATACCAGTAAAATGGCTACCACGACCGCAACGGCCACAGTTTGCTGGTTACAGATAACTTAACTGTGCCAAATAACCAGAGGTTGGTAGGTGAATCCTAGGttgggcactgccattgtacccttgagcggaGTAACCCAAATTATCTAGTGTAGTGACGTCGACCCTGCTCGACTTCCTTAGAGCGTCAAAACGCAAATCTGTCCCCGGAGTAGAAATCCGATTCCTCCCGGTAATCAAGTGAACAgctagtgctactgattggccagacgcTGTCTTCCCCAGACGGAGTACCAGGTAAAGGTAGGGGAGGAGAACCAGCGGTTGtcgcgcccgcccccccccccccccgagccttGGGCGCGATTTGAGCGCCAGGGTCCGAGGGAGGGAGCGCGCTCACAGGAGGTCCGTCTCTTTGAGGGCGGAGGCGGGGCAGCGGTAGAGCGCGGCGGGGGCGTCTCCTTCCTCAGCGCTCCGCGCTAGTCATACGGAGGACAGGACCTCGCCGGACgggtccctctccctcttttcgGGCCTGTCCGGCGCGTGGAAGGGGCCCGGGCTGACCACCAGCTCGTCCGCGTCCCTCCGGAACCTTCCGTCCGCCACCTCCTTGTACTTGGCCGAGGGGTAGGGGTCCTGGGCGAAGGCGCCGCCCAGCGGCTTCTTCAGCTCCGGGTCGGGGCAGTACAGGTACTCGTACAGGGCGGCGGCCAGGACCCCGCCCATGATGGGACCCACCCAGTACACctgcgggacgggacgggacgggaacGGGACGGGATGGGGCGTGAGGAAAAAGTGAGACCCCAGACAAAAGCAGCACACCCCCATGGGCGAGACAGATGAAGACCTCAGCCTAAACTTCAAACCCTCCCAGCAAAACCCCGTTTGCATTTAGGCCTGTGGTGTTGCTGCAAAAACTTgcagcaacacccccccccaacccccccctccccacgctcCCCGCCACATGATACCGAACGATAACGCACTTCACCTGTGCTTTCGCGAGCAattctccctcctcctgctccttttACTCTCTTGATGTATAAAACATTTGCACATACGAGAAATTCGCTTTATGAAACTTTGATGCCGGTTTGCTGCAGAAGTGCACATCAAAGCGGCCGGGAGATATTTTTGTAGAATTACGTGGACCACTTGCTACAGAGGCATTTCCAGTACAGAGAGCCCTGCGATGGATCCGcgcacggggtggggggggacggggagggggggggggtttgttgtTGTTACCGTGGAGAAGGCGAGAATGTTCTGCAGCACACAACTCCAAATGGCCCCCAgacgtttattattattattttttttccattttttcgaGCAAACATCGCTCCGCACAGACGCAGGACAAACACTGACGCCGTTAATGTTGCCGAGATGAGACGCCCGTCACGCGAAATGTGCTCGTTAAGTAATGCCGTGCATCGGCATCAGTGCCCGTTGCCCTCTCCTCAACAGCACCGGCTCCGCGCTGGCAGGGAACAGAAGAGCCTCCTCAGAGCCGCCGTCGAGCGGATTAATGAGCATTCATCCGCGGAACAACGTCTTGATTGGCAGATGAATCGGTAAACATAATCCCAACACCAGCGGGGTTTTCCGACATTTCTTTGGCAACCGTGCGGGGAGACGTACGAACGCCAGCCTCCTTTTCCCAGCTGCAGGGGGCCCCCGATTCCTCGCTTTCCAGAGTAAGCGATTTACGATTCTGAGGTCAAACGCCCGCCAGACTCTTTCTGTaacgaacccccccccccccccacccccccccgccccccccccccccccccccccccccagggaccTCGGGCCCTCCGAATTCCAGTGTCAGCGGAAATGCTCCTGTGACATCATAAGGAGGTGACGGAAATCGACGTGTGCCAAGAGGAAGTAACGCGTCACAACAAACTCGACAAAGATGGACCGGCATTCCTCCTAGTTTTACGTATTTACAGCTTTAAGTATTTACTcgaatttgtttttctgtctatttaaaaacattttttttggaaaaggcTCATGCACGTTGTTTTGCAAGACACTGGATAGGTGTCTGTAAATAGACGGCTGTAAGGTAATGTAAAGTGACGGCCCAGAGCCAAATCCTCCTGCTTAAGGAGCACAAGCAGATACGTGGAGAAGTGCCGACGTTGACGCCTGTGGTGAGAATTTTATTTGCGAGGGAAGGGCGGGATGATCTTTAGCAAGGCTACAACTATTTTAAGTTTCGCAGCCGCGGCAAATGCGCGGTGCAAACGCGGTCACTGTGCAAAGCAAACGGGAACTTTTTGGGCACGCCGGTAAAAAGAGGAACGGAGAGGTAATCCCAGGTCACGGGCGATATCGGATCGCGGTcaggtaaaatgtttttatttttgacagctGGAGGTGGAGTGCAAGGGCCCCTTGGACACTGTGGGGCcgaacaccaccccccccccccttataaaGCCGCTAAGATGACATATTGATCTGACCTTATCCACTTACGCTCGCTATGGAAACCCCGTTAACGCCAGTGATGACAGCCGCACAAGCACAGCCAGGGGAAGCGGATGCACACAGAGCCAGGGGAAGCGGATGCACACAGAAACCCCCTGGTTGCCCCGTCCGCCTTTAGCGCACACGCTAAATCCCCACCGGACAGGCTGCAGCACGCTTCCTCTCCACAGGGGCGGCgacagctagccagctagcgcAGCGAGGGCAAAGCGGTTACACGCATTTCCCCGTGCCCCCTCTCGCATGGCTAAATCCCCCACTGCGTAGGTCGAAACCCTccgccacccccaccaccccctcccgcccgccccccacGGCCCGCGTTTCGCTCCCCTCTCACCCAGTGGTTCTCCCACCTCCAGGTGACCACGGCCGGGCCGAAGGAGCGGGCGGGGTTCATGCTGGCGCCCGTGTAGGGGATCTGAAACAGAccagaggaggggaaggggcagGCCGTGAACACAAGAGCACGAAGCGAGGGAGAAGTGGTTAGAGACTTCCGAATCTGAGgcggtttgtgtgtgagtgtatatggaTTTTTTACAcacgtatgaacacacacacacacacacacacactcacatacgcacacacacacatacgcacacacactcacatacgcacacacacaaactcacacacacatacgcacgcacgcacgcgcacgcacacacactcacacatgcatttgcTATTAAGGATGTTTCAGGGAACTATATAGAACTGAATCTGCACTATGGGACAAAAGCAAGTGTCCAATGGACTGTGGCATACTGTGGAGAAAACAGGAAGTTTCCTTCAGGAGGGGAAATTAGTCCATGTAAACCCACACCACCCTTCATCCCACTGACTGCTCTGCCTCTGACATgtaatgaaatcattttaaaactcCTTCAAAACTAAATGAAGCTGATATGTACCATTAAGCGTAACGTTCCGCCGTTGCTAGGAAACGCTAGACAGACCTgcgctctgtgtctgtgtggggaatggggggtggggggtgggtgacaGTAGGCACAATCCTCCCAAAACTCGGCTACACCTCACATCGCCGCTGGCCGCGCTCCTCAAACCCGCCCCCTCGCTCACCTGTCAGCTGACGGACGAGGCATTAGCCGTCGCCCGAAAGCGTCGGCTGTTCGTACGCCAAACGCTTCTCACGATCGCTAAAAAACCTGGGggaaaaccacccccccccacccccccacttccGTGACCCGAGCTACAGCAGCTGGGGACTTTTAGCGCCGAGAAGTTTTCAAACCGCTCACCGCGGGGGGACGGACTGCGGCCCTCCGGGGCCGTTGCTATGGATATGGCATCATTACTCGGCGCGGCGGCTAGCCGAACTAGCCCATGGGAAAGCGCAGTTAGGCCGCGCTGAGATGAACACTGAGCGGGGTCATGACAGGGCACCCGCTCGGCAGAAGACCCGAAAAGCTTCCCCGGCACAATGGAGTTGGAACTGTCGTGATAATCCTGCCTTTtaaacaaacagttttttttaattttttttttggaccgaATTTGCTAACGCGGCCTCACGAAGAAAACGACGAATGTGGCGAATGGCGGACTCACGGCGAACAGGTGCCCGATGGAGACGGCGAAGCCGATGGCCAGGGCGGCCGAGCCCTTGAGGTCGTGGCGTTTGGGGTCGCAGGTCGCGAACACGGTGAAGACCAGCTCAAACGTGATGAACAGCTCCACCACTAGGGCATGGCCCACAGAGATGGTGCTGTTGACCTGTGGAGAGTGGCAGTgaccttacacactcacacacacacacacacacatgcacaaacgtttTCCAACTGAAGAACATGACCCTGAGACATTTTCCACTtatcctgctctctgtctggtGTTCCAGCGCATCCCGGAGTACACACTGATCCATACACATGCAGTCGAACTAAGCTAGGCAATCTAGCAAACTTGCCAAACAGCATTTAtgcagaaaaaactgaaatgtaggAGGGGAAAAATCCCGTAGAAGGGTAAAAATAAAGTTGCTGATTGATTCCGGGCTATTACTATtcctttgtttattattattactattatttaatttctttgtttatcattatcaattcttcttcttttttttttttgcagtgccgTTGACCTTACCTCAGTAACCCCCAGCCCTCCTCTCACGGACGCTGGAGTCACCATGTAGAGCACCCCCGCGCCGACCACGGCTCCCAGGCACTGCGCGGCCAGGTAGAAGAGGGCCTTGGCCAGGCTGAGCTTGCGGGCGCACACCATGGCGACGGTGACGGCGGGGTTGACGTGGGCGCCGCTGATGTGGCCGAAGCACTGCACCATGGTTGCGATGGTCAGCCCGAAGCACAGGGAGATGAGCACCAGGTCGGCGGGCGGcggcttcttctcctcctcctccccttcctcgcccgccgccgccgccgccgccgcccagctCACGGTGGAGCCCAGGCTGAGCAGGACGAAGATGAGCGTCGCCAGGAACTCGCCGGACGCCGCCCGCCAGAAGTCCTGCGTCCAGACGCCCTTGAATGCCGCCATCGCGCGGGAGCGGTTGCACGAGCACAGGCGCCGCCTGGACGGAGGTAACGGCACAAAAACCGCCGGGGGGCGTTCACCGCACGACACCGGGACCGCTACGGGCGCTACGCTAACGCTCCCGCggcataacattacattacattacaggcatttggcagacgctcttatccagagcgacatacaacaaagtgtataaccataaccaggaacaagtatgacgaaacccctagagagaagtaccggtccaagtgcagggaacaaccgcatagttcaacttggacctcCTGCTTAGATATCCTCCATGATTACTTTGGCTTAATTGGCTTGGAAAAAGCGGGGTGGAGCAGCTATTAACAAACATGCCGGCTTCCTGAAGGCAGCGTGCCCTTGTCACTGTCATTGTGTTCGCGCAGcgataaaatatataattaattgttTAGGCAATCATCTCCACTTGAGAGGTGAGGCACAGGGCATCGACTGCTTCTGTTCAAAACGGCCACTGACTCCTCCCGTGGACAAGCGTGAGGGGATTAATGATAGGCTGAGAACTAATGGGGGCGGGAACTGACGAGCGTGAGGGTCTCAATGAAATGGACGGGCACCGGCATCCGACTGCAAACCAGATACGCAGGTCACTGCAGGACCGCCAGAGTTCCGCGCGGAAAAGTCgcgctcgctgtctctctctctctctctccctctttctctctctccctctctctctctctctctctctctctctacccctctgaAGCCTAATCATTTATTCAACTGGCAagaacaaagttttttttcttccccccccttcTGACACACTTCAGATTTAAGTGCCTCCGTGCTGTtaatgtgtgcacgtgtattttgtacaggagagagagtgagagagagagagagagagcaaagctttaaaaagtaaaatcaaAAATACTTCAAAGGAGCAGCAGGATGATTTGCCCCACTGTTACACTTCCTACCTACACTTATACACCTCATAAGGAAAACTTTAAAAGGGAATAATTGGAAGCAGACATCTGGGTACAAACCAGATTTCAAATTTAAGCCGTCACagcattcaaatgaaacattttgtttgaaagCATATTTGGAAGTGTAGACTTACCCTTCTCTTACACTTTTCTTCTCCCAGTATCAACTCTCCTTTCATACCATAATCTGCGATGGCTGAATAATTTATGAACTGTCAGTTAATtgacagaaataacaaaaaccagattaataatgaattattaatcaAAGATAGCCAGCTATATCTGAAACTATCTCTGTCTAGCAAGTATAACGGATACGTCCATTTGTAACTCGTGTCAAAGACTAATCCATAGGATAAAGCGCTTCTGAGGTTTATGAAGTTTAATGAATCGGCGCATCGTTTCATCTCTACTTACGGTGTGCCGTAAGCTCTGTCTAccacagttaaaatgttttttgagaaaaggagaggatctccaatgtgtttttttttttgggcgacTCATTTTGCGCAAACTTTTGCCACCTGCAGAAGCGCGCGTAACACGGTAGCTGCAGTGCGAGCAGGTGAATCCTAGTGCTAGTCACGGAAAGTCACGCCGTCTTCATTTGTTTATAAAGGCAATGTCTACTGTGCTCCAAGCTAACTCTACGACCTATTCAACAATTACTgcgaaatgtttttattcattgcaTGTGAGCAAGCGCTTTCAAAGTCCTTAAACTCTACCGACAAACGGACCACTTCTTTCCACAAATTTAATGAGGATGTTCTCGTGGAATGATTATCATTAATTGTAAttgataataatatatattttttaagttatttaaaaaaaaagaagcaatctATATATCTAATGAGCCAAATCTATTTTCTGCACACAATAAagtaaaaatcaatatttatacTGAGTGGTTAATTGAATGTACGTTAGCTAAATGTGATTCGATTTCTACACTAATGAGGAGAAGTTAAGGCATTATGTAGCCCTaaattgtagcctacatttccGCCGGTTGTTTACTGAACCTACAGTTTCACACTGGAACAGCACGAGGACAGGAGTTGGATGTCACTCAATCAAACGCAAGCAACCGTCTTTTGGAAAATGTTCAGAAACACGCTCAAAATGTTGCGAATGTTTTCTGTCTATACGGGCCAATCATTTGATATtagaaacgtttttttttttttttaaaaaaaccttaacGTGACTGCTGTGATTAGGACAATGACAGTAtacttgtttattttcagcactCTAAAAACtatgttca
Encoded proteins:
- the aqp4 gene encoding aquaporin-4 isoform X1; the encoded protein is MTERAVLGDLRRRLCSCNRSRAMAAFKGVWTQDFWRAASGEFLATLIFVLLSLGSTVSWAAAAAAAGEEGEEEEKKPPPADLVLISLCFGLTIATMVQCFGHISGAHVNPAVTVAMVCARKLSLAKALFYLAAQCLGAVVGAGVLYMVTPASVRGGLGVTEVNSTISVGHALVVELFITFELVFTVFATCDPKRHDLKGSAALAIGFAVSIGHLFAIPYTGASMNPARSFGPAVVTWRWENHWVYWVGPIMGGVLAAALYEYLYCPDPELKKPLGGAFAQDPYPSAKYKEVADGRFRRDADELVVSPGPFHAPDRPEKRERDPSGEVLSSV
- the aqp4 gene encoding aquaporin-4 isoform X2: MAAFKGVWTQDFWRAASGEFLATLIFVLLSLGSTVSWAAAAAAAGEEGEEEEKKPPPADLVLISLCFGLTIATMVQCFGHISGAHVNPAVTVAMVCARKLSLAKALFYLAAQCLGAVVGAGVLYMVTPASVRGGLGVTEVNSTISVGHALVVELFITFELVFTVFATCDPKRHDLKGSAALAIGFAVSIGHLFAIPYTGASMNPARSFGPAVVTWRWENHWVYWVGPIMGGVLAAALYEYLYCPDPELKKPLGGAFAQDPYPSAKYKEVADGRFRRDADELVVSPGPFHAPDRPEKRERDPSGEVLSSV